The Streptococcus marmotae genome contains the following window.
ACACCACGCCGCTTCTAATAGCCTCTGCCATAGCTGTCGCATCTTGGTACATTTCTCTTCTCCTTTTTAAACCTCATTTAGCCATTCTGTCCTTTGAATGCTAGCCTATCACGAAATAGAAAATTCAGCAAGTCCGACTTGCTGAATAAAAAAGAAATAAACTATAGTGAATCGAATAAAAATTAGGAGATCGTTATACTCTATAAAAATCAACATCTGACTAGGCAACAAAATCGTAGCTAGAACTGAAGTTCAGCAAGGTGAGTTAACGACGTCAGACTTTGATTTTTGACGAGTATAAGTCGCTTTGCTTCAATAGTCCAGTGGACTGTTGAAGGTTGGAAATAGGGATTATGGAGTAATCCTCAATTAATGCCTAGTTCTATCTGCAGCTCCTTGCCTTATCCTATTCCTTCATAAGATACAAAGGACGTCAAGAGCAAAGTATACCCATAGGGCATCCGTATCTGTAGAACGAGCAGGCTCGTAACAGCTACGGTAAGATAGGAGATTGACGATGTGTTCGATGAACACAAGGAAATCTATCCCTAAAGGGAGCCTCAACTGTAACCAGCTAAAGCTGGAACATCTGCGTCTCTTTTTTACACAGCTCTTAGTCCGTGTTCAGTTCTCAATCCACTATATGTTTAAAAACGTTTAAGTTGCATCTACAATAATTCCTACACGTTAAAATTTTGGTATAATGAAAAATATACTAAATACAGGAGAAGCCTTAATAATGAGTGATATTAAGATTGAAATCGGAAAAAGAATCCGTTCGGCACGACTAAACAAAGGTCTTACGCAAATAGATATTTGTGATGACGAATCAGAGTTAACCATACGACAATTGGCTCGGATAGAGAACGGCCAAGCAATGGTAACGTTACCTAAAATAATTTTTCTATCCTTGAATTTACAATATGAGTGCACAATAAAAAAAACATAAGATTTTCTCGTAAAATAGGCGTTTACAAGGCATGAAATCATATGTTTATAGGTGGTTCTGCCTTTTTATGTTGACTATGATTTGTCGTGGTTACACTAATGATACTCAATGAACACTCAAATGGCCTACTACGAAGACACGGACTTCCGAAGCAGACAGACTTCAATGAGATTTCCCAAGAAGTGTTATCAGCTATCGCTGATAAAAGAAACAACATTCCTCGCAAGTCATTAAACTACCAAACTCCCCTCCAAGTTTTTCTGAGTTATGTTAAAGTGTCTAACTTAATTTGACAAATAGGGGACATAAAAAGAATCGGATACTTAAATATAAAAAGCGAACAAAACTAGTTTTCTGCCCTCAGAATTCTGTCTTGTTCGTTTTTTATGGATAATTATAATTAGTATGTTGAGGTTAAATTTCTAGAAATCCAAATAAGAAGTTTTGGTTTCTACGTAACCGGTATAATCTGAATTTTTGCACCATTCAGTTACAAATTTCCATTTTCTTTGTGCTACATGAATATAAGTTGTCGTAATATAGTATGGATATGGTGATTGACTTTGTAGCCAGCTGCTATAAGCTTGAATAGCACTGAAAGAAAATCCAATAACCGCCCCCCAAGATCCACCTAAAGCAGCTCCTATACGACCAAGTATTCCTCCTATCTCCCAATTTATCATTGTATTTCTAAAGTCATCCTATAATACATTTCCTCGTACTGTTTGAACGTAATTCCAAACATTAGGGTTATAGCGAAAACCCGAACCATGTTCTAGATGAGTATATTCACTAAAAAATTCTCCATTAAGATAACTTCCATCGGGGCGTTGTTCTAATAGTTCGGCATGTCCGTCAGGATATTGAATTTCTAATATCTGATCACTAATTATGTTAAAGTTTACATTTGCCATTTGGGATTTTAAGCTAGTCAGTTCTTCTTGAGATAAAGCTATTATCTCAGAAGAATCGCCAATTTCATTTGCATAAGCTATAACAGAGGGAAGGAAACAAGTAGTTGTTATCATTGCCAAGGCTATAACTGAGTATACTTTTTTTCGATTTAACATAAGACCAACTCCTTTTTGCTTTATTCATAATTTTATTATACAATGACTAGTAAACAAAGGAAAGCGGTTATACAAAATGAAAAAAAATCTCTTTTAGTATAGTTTTTATCTTTTTAATGGTTAGTGAATCTTTGTTACTTATGACGTTTAAAAAGGGGCTGCAACAGAATGTCCTACAAATTGATGATATAAATAAAATAATCGGATTCTTTATCTTTATTAATATTATAAGTGCTACGACTTTATATACATTGTTATATAAAAATTTTAGAAAAGAGGAATAGGCTATAATCCCTTAGATGTGTCCCTTTACCAAACCACTACAAAGACTGATTTTTAGGCGTTATCATGGTATAAGAAAAACATAAAGACATGTTTCATTTGACATTTCAATAATTAAATGTCATCTGTCCTTATCCCTCCCATTATTGTTACAATTGTTACTATGATTGTGTTTCCCATTTTAACAGAATCAAATATGGACGGGTTGTATGTAACGTATTCCGTAGTCATATTGTTAACTTCTGTAGCAGTGATGTTGCTGAACATGTGTATCGGATTGCTGTCAGCTACTCAATCACAAGCCCAAATCAATGGATTACCGATCACGTTTATTGTAGCATTATTACCAATGTTTTCAGGCATAAAAGATAGCTTAAAAAAGGTTGTAGATTGCAGCTTCATGGGAGCCTACACGAACTTTTTCACCGATTCAGAATTTTCAATTAGCGATACTTCTATTAAAATCTTACTTATTTGGAATATCGGCTTAAGTCTACTTGCTTTCTTAGCAATAAAGAAAAGTAAATCTATAGAATTAAAACGAAAATATACTTTATCTAGTTTAAAGTTTTTTCTCGTAAAATAGGCGTTTACTAGGCATAAAACCATATGTTTATAGGTGGTTCTGCCTTTTTATGTTGCTTGTGATTTGTCGCAGTTGCACCAATCAATGTATTCCTTAATTTGATACTTACACCTCTCTCGCTTAATAAAATGCCCGTATTTACATTATTGTAACTAACTCCCCTCGTCCGAACAAAAAAGAGGTTGGAACAAAAGTCCCTGACCTCATTATTTTTGTAGATTTAACAGTTTAGCGCCGTAGTTGTCTGGTTTGTAAAACGTTGATAAATCAACATTCTAAAAACCTAGTCAACCTTGCGGGGGTGGAACGACAAAATCGATTTCTACGAAATCACGATTGAGTCCCACTCCCTGCATCATATCTCAAATTCGTTTTTTATAAATCATCAAAGGCGTCCTTGACCTTATCAAAAAATCCTTTTTTCTGTGGATGAACAGAGATATTTCCTGCTACCGCAAATTCTTTCAAAGCTGCTTTTTGCTTTTCATTGAGATTAGTTGGCGTGACGATATTGACAGTCACGTATTGATCACCAACAACACCTCCACGCAGACTCGGTGCCCCTTTTCCTTTTAAGCGGAATTTCTTGCCCGTTTGCGTGCCCTCAGGAATCACCAAATCGACATCTCCATGGACTGTCGGTACATGTACCGTATCCCCCAATGCAGCCTGAACAAAGTTTAGATTTAATTTATAGTGAATGGTCGTACCATCACGCTCAAACTTGTCTGAAGACTGGACTTGAATGACAACAAAGAGATCACCGTAAGGGCCTCCATTAAAGCCTGCTTCTCCTTGACCTGCAAGACGAATTTTCTGTCCTGTTTCCACGCCAGCTGGAACCTTTACAGTAACTGTATGAGCCTGCTTTTCGTGACCTGTACCGTGACACGTATGACAGGGATCTTTGATTTCTTTTCCACGACCATGACAGACATCACAGGTTACCTGGCGGCGCATCATACCAAGCGGCGTTTGGGTATCAACGTTAATAACTCCAGCACCATGACAACGACCACAAGTGACCGGACTGGTGCCTGGCTTTGCACCAGAACCTGTACAAGTTCGGCAGGTCGCCTCACGATTGTAGCTAACTTCTTTTTCTGCCCCAAAAATCGCTTCTTCAAATTTCAAATGGATCCGGTATTGAAGATCGTCTCCTTGACGCGGCGCATTTGGATTACGGCTTGCTCCACCACCTCCAAAGAAGCTAGAGAAAATATCTTCAAATCCTCCAAAACCGGCACCGTCAAAGCCACTAAAGCCTCCGCCTCCGAAACCACCTTGGGCACCAGCAGCCCCAAATTGATCATAGCTAGCACGTTTTTGGGCATCACTAAGCGTTTCATAAGCCTCTTGAATGTCCTTGTATTTTTGCTCCGCACCAGATTCTTTGTTGATATCTGGATGGTACTTCTTGGACATTTTCCGATAAGCCTTTTTGATTTCATCCTGAGACGCATCCTTTGACACCCCCAGACGATCGTAAAATTCTGTATTATTCATTTAAGATACCAAGCCCGTAAACGGCAAAGTCAAAATAGCAAATGTGACGAAGACGCTTGCGTCTAGGAAACATTTGTCTTTTTGACACAGACGTTAGGGCGGGTTCATTTCCTTTCTGTTAAGATACTAAGGGCGTTAAATGGACAAAGTCAAAATAGAAGATTTGACAACGGACCTTTACGTCCTAGGAAAATCTATACCTAAAGGTAGCCATATCTGTAAGCCAGCTATGCTGGAACAGCTATGTCTCTTTTTGGCACCGTCCGTAGCCCGTGTTCAATTCAGAACACTTGTATTCCTTTCTATTAAAAATGTAGATTGAGCAAAATGAAAATAAGAAATCGTCAGAAACTCCTGATTTGCGAGACGATTTATCTTTTTCACTAGCTTTTTAGCCTATATCAAGGCTTTAAACACAAGCACTCTTGCCATTTCCTACTAGAAAAGCAGGAGCCAAGAAATCCTCCCTAGCTCCTTGCTATGTGTATCTCGCGATACTTGTTTTCATTTGTTATACATAGACCTGCTCTTTTCAAATCACATTAGCTGAATTGAGTTCCGATTAGTTGAACTCGGACTAAAAGCTCAGGAAAAAGATAGATACTCTTAGAAGCATCGCTCCTGCGTCATATCTCCTATTTTCCTGTCGCTTTTTACACGTCCTCGTATCCTACTTTTCCGTAAACTCTCCGTCTACTACGTCATCGCCTGCTTGGCCTGGGTTGGTTGCTGCTTCTGCGCCCCCTGCTGCTTGTTGGGCAGCGGCAGCTTGTTCGTACATCTTAACAGCTAGGCCTTGGGCTTTTTCATTCAAGTTTTCCAATTTCGCCTTCATGTCGTCCAAGTTATTCGCTTCTTGAGCGGCTTTCAATTCGTCAAGAGCTGCTTGAGCCGCATCACGTTCTGCGTCAAAACCTTTGCCTTCTGTTTCTTTGATTGTTTTTTCAGTCGCAAAGATTGCCTGGTCAACTTCATTACGAAGGTCAACTTCTTCTTTACGTTTTTTATCTGCTTCTGCGTTTGCTTCTGCATCTTTCATCATGCGGTCAATTTCTTCATCTGTCAAACCTGAATTTGATTGAATAACGATGGTTTGCTCTTTTTGAGTTCCAAGGTCTTTAGCCTTAACAGATACGATACCGTTTTTGTCAATATCAAAGGTTACTTCGATTTGAGGGATACCACGAGGTGCAGCTGGAATATCTGTCAATTGGAAACGACCAAGTGTCTTGTTATCCGCTGCCATTGGACGCTCACCTTGAAGAACGTGAATATCTACCGCTGGTTGATTGTCTGCTGCCGTTGAGAAGACTTGTGATTTAGAAGTTGGAATGGTTGTGTTGCGGTCAATGAGTTTTGTAAAGACACCCCCCATTGTTTCGATACCAAGTGACAATGGTGTTACGTCAAGAAGAACAACGTCTTTGACATCACCAGAGATAACCCCACCTTGAATTGCAGCACCCATAGCGACAACTTCGTCTGGGTTTACAGATTTGTTTGGCTCTTTACCAGTTTCAGCTTTCACCGCTTCAACAACCGCTGGAATACGAGTTGAACCACCGACAAGGATAACCTCGTCAATTTCTGAAATAGAAAGTCCTGCGTCAGACAAAGCACGGCGAACTGGCTCTTTTGTGCGTTCTACAAGGTCACGTGTCAAATCATCGAATTTCGCACGAGTAAGCGTCATTTCCAAGTGTAGAGGTCCTGCTTCTCCTGCGGTGATAAATGGCAAGCTGATTTGAGTTGAAGTGACACCTGAAAGGTCTTTCTTAGCTTTTTCAGCCGCATCTTTCAAACGTTGCACAGCCATTTTATCTGCTGACAAGTCAATGCCGTTTTCTTTCTTGAACTCTGTAACCATGTGGTCGATGATTTTTTGGTCAAAGTCATCTCCACCAAGTTTGTTATCCCCAGCAGTCGCAAGAACATCAAAGACACCGTCACCTAACTCAAGGATTGAAACGTCAAATGTTCCTCCACCAAGGTCAAATACCAAGATTTTTTCTTCTTTGTCTGTCTTGTCAAGACCGTAAGCAAGAGCCGCTGCTGTTGGTTCGTTAACGATACGTTCTACTTCAAGACCTGCAATTTTACCAGCATCTTTTGTTGCTTGACGTTGTGCGTCGTTGAAGTAAGCTGGAACTGTAATAACTGCTTTGGTTACTTTTTCACCAAGGTATTCTTCTGCATAGCCTTTCAAGTATTGAAGAATCATCGCAGAGATTTCTTGTGGTGTGTATTCTTTGCCGTTTGCAGCAACTTTTTCAGTAGTTCCCATTTTTGATTTGATAGAGATAATCGTATCTGGATTTGTTACAGCTTGGCGTTTTGCTGCATCACCAACGATGATTTCACCATTTTTGAATGATACAACAGATGGCGTTGTACGATTTCCTTCTGGGTTTGCAATGATTTTACTTTCTGTTCCTTCAAGAACAGCGACTGCAGAGTTTGTAGTTCCTAAGTCAATACCAATAATTTTAGACATAATATAAGATACCAAGAACGCCGAGAATGCGACAAGAATTTTAGGAAATCAACGATGTGTGCTGGCACACGAGGCGATTTATCTAAATTCCGAGCTTTCCGTTCGGGTTCCATTCCTTTCCTAATGTTTATTTTTTCTAATTTACTTTAGTTATCAATTTACAAATAGTTTACGGACATCTCGGTCCAGAATAACTCTATTTTTTACCCAGCCATAACTAGCCTGTCATTTGTTTTAGACCTAGGCAATGCGGTATACACCAACTAGGCTAGATAGTTTTCTTTTAATCTAGGCAAGGCGCTGACGGCTATACTGAGGTATGCCGATGCGACTTAACGACGAGTAAAAGGAAAATAGCAGACTAGTTGTACACGACCACCATAGCAGGGCGAAGCACCCTTTCATGCAGTTTATAGCCTTTTTGGAAGACTTGTGCAATCGTATCAGCTGGATGTTCGTCATCTGCTGGCATGGTTTGGATAGCCATGTGGAAGTTAGGGTCAAATGCCCCGTCCACTGCTACTTCTTCAATCCCTTCATCCTTTAGCGCTTGAATTAGGCTTTCTTGAACCATTTCAAGACCTTTTTTTACATCATCTGTTAGTCCTTCTACGGCTAACGCACGTTCGAGGTTATCAAGCGACGGCAAAATTGCCTTAGCCAAATCCTGACTGCGATAGCGTTGCAAGGTTTGACGTTCTTCGCTGCTACGGCGTTGAATATTTTTGCATTTCAGCTACGGCACGAGAACTCGGTTCACGAGATTGATAAGGCTCATCATGCGGTTGTAATCCACATTGATTGGACCGATGACGGCTAAGATCCCAAAGCCACGATAAGGGATGAGAAACTTAGTTGTCACTACGGTCAGATGAGCAAGCGATGGTTCTCGACTGTCTGCCACCTTGACACTCTGCATTTCATCTTCAGCTAGATTGCTTCGCATTTCAAGAGCTACTTGTTGCGGAAATTCAAAGAACTGGTAAGCCCCAATATCCGCAAAATCAAGCAAGCGAATCTTTCCAGCCGTCACCACATTCTCGGTAAAAAGATCCGAGAAAATGTGTTCAAATAGATGCAAGACATTATCTGTCGTGACAAAATGCCGTTGGATAATCTGCGGAATTTCGGTCCTGAGTTTGTAATGAATATCTAGTACC
Protein-coding sequences here:
- the dnaK gene encoding molecular chaperone DnaK; its protein translation is MSKIIGIDLGTTNSAVAVLEGTESKIIANPEGNRTTPSVVSFKNGEIIVGDAAKRQAVTNPDTIISIKSKMGTTEKVAANGKEYTPQEISAMILQYLKGYAEEYLGEKVTKAVITVPAYFNDAQRQATKDAGKIAGLEVERIVNEPTAAALAYGLDKTDKEEKILVFDLGGGTFDVSILELGDGVFDVLATAGDNKLGGDDFDQKIIDHMVTEFKKENGIDLSADKMAVQRLKDAAEKAKKDLSGVTSTQISLPFITAGEAGPLHLEMTLTRAKFDDLTRDLVERTKEPVRRALSDAGLSISEIDEVILVGGSTRIPAVVEAVKAETGKEPNKSVNPDEVVAMGAAIQGGVISGDVKDVVLLDVTPLSLGIETMGGVFTKLIDRNTTIPTSKSQVFSTAADNQPAVDIHVLQGERPMAADNKTLGRFQLTDIPAAPRGIPQIEVTFDIDKNGIVSVKAKDLGTQKEQTIVIQSNSGLTDEEIDRMMKDAEANAEADKKRKEEVDLRNEVDQAIFATEKTIKETEGKGFDAERDAAQAALDELKAAQEANNLDDMKAKLENLNEKAQGLAVKMYEQAAAAQQAAGGAEAATNPGQAGDDVVDGEFTEK
- the dnaJ gene encoding molecular chaperone DnaJ; this encodes MNNTEFYDRLGVSKDASQDEIKKAYRKMSKKYHPDINKESGAEQKYKDIQEAYETLSDAQKRASYDQFGAAGAQGGFGGGGFSGFDGAGFGGFEDIFSSFFGGGGASRNPNAPRQGDDLQYRIHLKFEEAIFGAEKEVSYNREATCRTCTGSGAKPGTSPVTCGRCHGAGVINVDTQTPLGMMRRQVTCDVCHGRGKEIKDPCHTCHGTGHEKQAHTVTVKVPAGVETGQKIRLAGQGEAGFNGGPYGDLFVVIQVQSSDKFERDGTTIHYKLNLNFVQAALGDTVHVPTVHGDVDLVIPEGTQTGKKFRLKGKGAPSLRGGVVGDQYVTVNIVTPTNLNEKQKAALKEFAVAGNISVHPQKKGFFDKVKDAFDDL
- a CDS encoding helix-turn-helix domain-containing protein, yielding MSDIKIEIGKRIRSARLNKGLTQIDICDDESELTIRQLARIENGQAMVTLPKIIFLSLNLQYECTIKKT